A single region of the Aquarana catesbeiana isolate 2022-GZ linkage group LG07, ASM4218655v1, whole genome shotgun sequence genome encodes:
- the LOC141102849 gene encoding natural cytotoxicity triggering receptor 3-like, with translation SGSLLQTVNSTQTIHVRQTPVIWTTEGSSVTLPCDYRIIGENSSIGSYKWYRHIVRSGVEVSENNKNFPGRLSRVHICSALQIIHSVDQGQFFHGRSAAITLHPVELSDSGMYYCEVTFQIGQKIIGDGNGTFLNVTGEIFIYRPGCVIINIIIKLKGP, from the exons tcaGGATCTCTACTACAGACAGTCAACAGTACGCAGACAATCCATGTACGGCAGACTCCAGTAATATGGACCACAGAGGGAAGTTCAGTCACCTTACCGTGTGACTACAGAATCATCGGAGAGAACTCTTCCATCGGGTCCTACAAGTGGTACAGACACATAGTGAGGAGTGGGGTGGAGGTCTCTGAGAATAATAAGAATTTTCCAGGAAGACTATCCAGA gttcacatttgcagcgctttacaaatcattcattcagtgGACCAAGGTCAGTTCTTCCACGGACGATCGGccgccatcaccctgcaccctgTGGAATTGTCAGACTCCGGGATGTATTACTGTGAAGTTACATTTCAGATCGGCCAAAAAATAATCGGAGATGGAAATGGGACTTTCCTCAATGTGACAGGTGAGATTTTTATTTACCGTCCTGGTTGTGTAATTATCAATATAATTATAAAGCTAAAGGGTCCCTGA